The following coding sequences lie in one Chelmon rostratus isolate fCheRos1 chromosome 2, fCheRos1.pri, whole genome shotgun sequence genomic window:
- the mybphb gene encoding myosin binding protein Hb isoform X1, whose product MPSKPAPIKKAAKKEPAKKEEKAPEPAPEPAPEPAPEAAPAEAAPAEAAPAPAEGEAAPAEAAPAEGEAPPAEEPKPPTPPPADAEAAEAPAPEEPKPPTPPPPPPKEPTSAPLDLFVEDKNDTSVTIIWSQPEVVGPSGLDGYTIEVCKDGTEDWKAVNEDLQKSCRYIIKNQTTGDRLKIRVVAVNAGGRSPPVALPEAVLVKEVADRPKVRLPRFLRQRYVAYVGDKINLTIPFTGKPKPVVTWTKNGQPLDTKRVNIRSTDRDSILFIRASERDDSGVYEMCVKVEDFEDKSSLTLQIVELPGPPASVKIVDTWGFNVALEWTAPKDSGNTDITGYTIQKADKKTGDWFTVLEHYHRLNATISDLIMGNTYKFRVFSENKCGMSEDACIAKEEAKILKTGIDYKPPEYKEHDFSEPPKFTTSLSDRATTVGYSTKLLCSVRGSPKPKVQWMKNQMIIGDDPKYRQICVQGICSLEIRRPGNFDGGVYSCKAMNDHGEATVSCKLEVKQPVVADADKK is encoded by the exons ATGCCGTCCAAGCCTGCCCCAATCAAGAAGGCGGCTAAGAAAGAACCAgccaagaaggaggagaaggctCCGGAGCCGGCTCCTGAACCAGCTCCTGAACCCGCTCCAGAGGCCGCACCGGCTGAAGCCGCCCCAGCTGAAGCCGCCCCGGCCCCCGCAGAGGGCGAAGCTGCACCTGCTGAGGCGGCCCCTGCCGAGGGAGAGGCCCCGCCAGCTGAGGAGCCCAAACCCCCCACGCCTCCACCCGCAGACG ctgaagctgctgaagcgCCTGCACCAGAGGAGCCTAAGCCACccacacctccaccacctccacccaaAG AGCCCACAAGCGCTCCACTGGATCTGTTTGTTGAGGATAAGAATGACACTTCCGTTACTATCATCTGGAGCCAGCCAGAGGTCGTTGGACCATCCGGCCTGGATGGATACACCATCGAAGTCTGCAAGGATGGAA CTGAGGACTGGAAAGCAGTCAATGAGGATCTGCAGAAGTCCTGCCGCTACATCATCAAGAACCAGACCACCGGTGACCGCCTGAAGATCCGCGTGGTGGCTGTGAATGCTGGCGGCCGCAGCCCCCCAGTCGCCCTCCCCGAGGCTGTCCTGGTGAAGGAGGTTGCTG ATCGTCCCAAGGTTCGCTTGCCTCGTTTCCTGAGGCAGAGGTACGTCGCTTACGTCGGAGACAAGATCAACCTGACCATCCCCTTCACC GGCAAACCCAAACCTGTGGTCACCTGGACAAAGAATGGTCAGCCCCTGGACACAAAGAGGGTGAACATCCGCAGCACCGACAGGGACAGCATCCTGTTCATCCGTGCCTCCGAGAGAGACGACTCCGGAGTGTACGAGATGTGCGTGAAGGTGGAGGACTTCGAGGACAAGTCTTCACTCACCCTTCAGATTGTTG AGCTGCCGGGGCCTCCTGCCAGCGTAAAGATTGTGGATACCTGGGGCTTCAATGTTGCTCTGGAGTGGACTGCACCCAAAGACAGCGGAAACACAGACATCACAGGTTACACAATCCAGAAGGCCGACAAAAAGACTGGA GACTGGTTCACTGTGTTGGAGCATTACCATAGACTGAATGCCACCATCTCTGACCTCATCATGGGCAACACCTACAAGTTCAGAGTGTTTTCTGAGAACAAGTGTGGAATGAGCGAGGACGCTTGTATCGCAAAGGAGGAGGCCAAGATCCTGAAGACAG GTATTGACTACAAGCCTCCTGAGTACAAGGAGCACGACTTCAGCGAGCCACCCAAGTTCACCACTTCTCTGTCTGACAGAGCCACCACCGTCGGCTACAGCACCAAGCTTCTGTGCTCCGTCAGGGGATCCCCAAAA cccAAGGTTCAATGGATGAAGAACCAGATGATTATCGGCGACGACCCCAAGTACAGGCAGATCTGCGTTCAGGGTATCTGCTCCCTGGAGATCCGTAGGCCTGGTAACTTTGACGGAGGTGTGTACTCCTGCAAAGCCATGAACGATCACGGAGAAGCAACTGTTAGCTGCAAGCTGGAGGTCAAAc AGCCGGTGGTTGCAGATGCAGACAAGAAATAG
- the mybphb gene encoding myosin binding protein Hb isoform X2: MPSKPAPIKKAAKKEPAKKEEKAPEPAPEPAPEPAPEAAPAEAAPAEAAPAPAEGEAAPAEAAPAEGEAPPAEEPKPPTPPPADEPTSAPLDLFVEDKNDTSVTIIWSQPEVVGPSGLDGYTIEVCKDGTEDWKAVNEDLQKSCRYIIKNQTTGDRLKIRVVAVNAGGRSPPVALPEAVLVKEVADRPKVRLPRFLRQRYVAYVGDKINLTIPFTGKPKPVVTWTKNGQPLDTKRVNIRSTDRDSILFIRASERDDSGVYEMCVKVEDFEDKSSLTLQIVELPGPPASVKIVDTWGFNVALEWTAPKDSGNTDITGYTIQKADKKTGDWFTVLEHYHRLNATISDLIMGNTYKFRVFSENKCGMSEDACIAKEEAKILKTGIDYKPPEYKEHDFSEPPKFTTSLSDRATTVGYSTKLLCSVRGSPKPKVQWMKNQMIIGDDPKYRQICVQGICSLEIRRPGNFDGGVYSCKAMNDHGEATVSCKLEVKQPVVADADKK, encoded by the exons ATGCCGTCCAAGCCTGCCCCAATCAAGAAGGCGGCTAAGAAAGAACCAgccaagaaggaggagaaggctCCGGAGCCGGCTCCTGAACCAGCTCCTGAACCCGCTCCAGAGGCCGCACCGGCTGAAGCCGCCCCAGCTGAAGCCGCCCCGGCCCCCGCAGAGGGCGAAGCTGCACCTGCTGAGGCGGCCCCTGCCGAGGGAGAGGCCCCGCCAGCTGAGGAGCCCAAACCCCCCACGCCTCCACCCGCAGACG AGCCCACAAGCGCTCCACTGGATCTGTTTGTTGAGGATAAGAATGACACTTCCGTTACTATCATCTGGAGCCAGCCAGAGGTCGTTGGACCATCCGGCCTGGATGGATACACCATCGAAGTCTGCAAGGATGGAA CTGAGGACTGGAAAGCAGTCAATGAGGATCTGCAGAAGTCCTGCCGCTACATCATCAAGAACCAGACCACCGGTGACCGCCTGAAGATCCGCGTGGTGGCTGTGAATGCTGGCGGCCGCAGCCCCCCAGTCGCCCTCCCCGAGGCTGTCCTGGTGAAGGAGGTTGCTG ATCGTCCCAAGGTTCGCTTGCCTCGTTTCCTGAGGCAGAGGTACGTCGCTTACGTCGGAGACAAGATCAACCTGACCATCCCCTTCACC GGCAAACCCAAACCTGTGGTCACCTGGACAAAGAATGGTCAGCCCCTGGACACAAAGAGGGTGAACATCCGCAGCACCGACAGGGACAGCATCCTGTTCATCCGTGCCTCCGAGAGAGACGACTCCGGAGTGTACGAGATGTGCGTGAAGGTGGAGGACTTCGAGGACAAGTCTTCACTCACCCTTCAGATTGTTG AGCTGCCGGGGCCTCCTGCCAGCGTAAAGATTGTGGATACCTGGGGCTTCAATGTTGCTCTGGAGTGGACTGCACCCAAAGACAGCGGAAACACAGACATCACAGGTTACACAATCCAGAAGGCCGACAAAAAGACTGGA GACTGGTTCACTGTGTTGGAGCATTACCATAGACTGAATGCCACCATCTCTGACCTCATCATGGGCAACACCTACAAGTTCAGAGTGTTTTCTGAGAACAAGTGTGGAATGAGCGAGGACGCTTGTATCGCAAAGGAGGAGGCCAAGATCCTGAAGACAG GTATTGACTACAAGCCTCCTGAGTACAAGGAGCACGACTTCAGCGAGCCACCCAAGTTCACCACTTCTCTGTCTGACAGAGCCACCACCGTCGGCTACAGCACCAAGCTTCTGTGCTCCGTCAGGGGATCCCCAAAA cccAAGGTTCAATGGATGAAGAACCAGATGATTATCGGCGACGACCCCAAGTACAGGCAGATCTGCGTTCAGGGTATCTGCTCCCTGGAGATCCGTAGGCCTGGTAACTTTGACGGAGGTGTGTACTCCTGCAAAGCCATGAACGATCACGGAGAAGCAACTGTTAGCTGCAAGCTGGAGGTCAAAc AGCCGGTGGTTGCAGATGCAGACAAGAAATAG